Proteins from a genomic interval of Chroococcidiopsis thermalis PCC 7203:
- a CDS encoding glycosyltransferase family 4 protein, giving the protein MKIAYLTTYDVLNQAKWPKYQSGLCAAGYFLARTLEEQNVKLDLVGPLEAKNTLSTRIKRRIYTSVLKKQYYHWTDPAVLRNYANQALQKMSQFKSDAILCPENSLPISYLDSDLPIVLWSDATLYSLINFYPYLSNLCRENFHNITAMEKAALDRCEMIIYTSDWAAQTAIDAYGVEPSKVRVIPWGANIECDRSLNDVNNIVEARNNKTCKLLFFAVEWLRKGGDVALAVTKALNEAGLPTELTVVGCHPPESEILPDYVTVIGYINKSTADGRTALDRILADSHFLILPTRADCAPHVLIEANSFGVPCLTTNVGGIKTIVKDDVNGKVVELDTDISEYCTYVTHLFEHYERYKALANSSFYEYEIRLNWNVAAKEAKKLIMDLI; this is encoded by the coding sequence ATGAAAATAGCTTACCTCACTACATATGATGTCCTGAACCAGGCAAAGTGGCCGAAGTACCAATCAGGTTTATGTGCAGCAGGCTATTTCCTAGCACGGACTTTGGAAGAACAAAACGTAAAACTTGATTTGGTGGGACCTTTAGAGGCAAAAAATACCCTATCGACTAGAATAAAACGGCGAATATATACTTCTGTGCTGAAAAAGCAATACTATCACTGGACCGATCCTGCTGTTTTGCGCAATTATGCCAATCAAGCCCTACAGAAAATGTCGCAATTCAAGTCAGATGCCATCTTATGTCCAGAAAATTCTCTGCCAATTTCATATCTTGACTCCGATCTGCCGATAGTTTTGTGGTCTGATGCGACGCTTTATTCACTGATAAACTTTTATCCTTATCTCAGTAATCTCTGTCGAGAAAACTTTCATAATATTACGGCAATGGAAAAAGCAGCACTCGATCGCTGTGAGATGATTATCTATACATCTGACTGGGCGGCTCAAACTGCAATTGACGCTTACGGTGTCGAACCATCAAAGGTCAGAGTCATTCCTTGGGGTGCAAATATAGAATGCGATCGCAGCCTTAATGATGTGAATAATATCGTGGAAGCGAGGAATAACAAAACTTGCAAGCTGTTATTTTTTGCTGTGGAATGGTTGCGTAAGGGTGGAGATGTAGCTTTAGCAGTAACCAAAGCATTAAATGAGGCTGGTTTACCAACAGAATTAACTGTCGTGGGATGTCATCCGCCTGAGTCGGAAATCTTACCGGATTACGTTACAGTTATTGGCTATATTAACAAATCAACAGCAGATGGTCGAACTGCACTCGATCGAATTTTAGCTGATTCGCATTTTCTGATCCTACCTACCCGCGCTGATTGCGCTCCTCATGTTTTAATTGAAGCTAACTCTTTTGGCGTTCCCTGTTTAACTACAAATGTAGGTGGAATCAAAACAATTGTTAAAGATGATGTGAATGGAAAAGTCGTCGAGCTAGATACAGATATCTCCGAGTACTGCACTTACGTAACTCATTTATTCGAGCATTACGAGCGGTATAAAGCCTTAGCCAATTCTTCTTTTTATGAGTACGAAATTCGGCTTAACTGGAATGTGGCAGCCAAGGAAGCAAAAAAGTTAATTATGGATTTAATCTAG
- a CDS encoding WecB/TagA/CpsF family glycosyltransferase, with translation MRKVNLLNLDFDNLSIKELLRQLKSGVVFTPNVDHLMKLQCDREFLRAYEIADYKLCDSQILVYASRFLGTPIKEKISGSDFFPAFCTYHRNNEKIKIFLLGGQKETAVKAQEKLNKKIGRNIVVAAHSPSLGFDRNELECAEIVEMINRSGATVLAIGVGAPKQEKWIYQYRNKLPKIDFFLAVGATIDFEAGNVKRAPKWMSEVGFEWLYRLLLEPHRLWKRYLVEDLPFFWLIIKQKFNMYTIPHREKRVYKSGN, from the coding sequence ATGCGGAAAGTTAATCTACTAAACTTGGATTTTGACAATTTAAGTATCAAAGAACTACTGAGGCAGCTAAAGTCAGGGGTTGTGTTTACGCCTAATGTAGATCATCTGATGAAGTTACAATGCGATCGCGAGTTTTTGCGAGCTTACGAAATAGCTGACTACAAACTATGTGATAGTCAAATATTGGTCTATGCCTCGCGATTTTTGGGTACGCCAATTAAGGAAAAAATTTCTGGTTCAGATTTTTTTCCTGCCTTCTGTACCTATCACAGAAACAATGAAAAAATCAAGATTTTCTTACTAGGTGGACAAAAAGAGACTGCGGTTAAGGCACAAGAAAAGCTCAATAAAAAAATAGGTAGAAATATAGTAGTTGCTGCTCATTCTCCCTCTTTGGGGTTTGACCGTAATGAACTAGAATGCGCAGAAATAGTTGAAATGATTAATCGCTCGGGAGCTACAGTATTAGCAATCGGGGTGGGAGCGCCAAAACAAGAAAAATGGATTTATCAGTATCGAAACAAGCTACCTAAGATTGATTTTTTTTTGGCTGTAGGTGCAACAATTGATTTTGAAGCAGGAAATGTCAAGCGAGCGCCGAAATGGATGAGCGAAGTAGGCTTTGAATGGTTGTATAGACTTTTGCTAGAACCTCATAGATTGTGGAAAAGATATTTAGTAGAAGATCTACCCTTCTTCTGGTTAATTATCAAGCAAAAGTTTAACATGTATACAATTCCCCATAGAGAGAAGCGGGTCTATAAGTCAGGTAATTAA
- a CDS encoding glycoside hydrolase family 16 protein: protein MKRYPHLLKYTKKILQGLSLIAVLCSPTTVLADPVGDGWALVFSDDFNGTQLDKKKWSTCYWWGNNGCTNGGSGDVQWYQPDDVFVNNGILRLRAQKRKMNGYEYTSGMISSHDKFAFQYGYAEMRAKMPNGRGFWTTFWLASQRRAWPPEIDIAEYLGSQPNNMHMTYHYSTPTSKHQSSPWAYTGADFSADYHTYAVEWNPKEIIWYIDGMERRRYTATEHISAEAMYVMATFALGKAWINTPPDETTPFPSYSNVDYIKVWRHKDSPSTRAVTPIISETEGLKVAAKSNLAHVIFLGNAKADAKLSNHMGTMLDSNKVGDSVTYTVNVPEARTFNVRVGVKRYHNRGKFQLSIGGTNCGNPQDLYASSSDYVELDLGNITFDASGNKSFKFTVVDKNAQSSSYKLAFDYIKLTPK from the coding sequence GTGAAGCGATATCCTCATCTTCTTAAATATACTAAAAAAATTCTGCAAGGATTGAGCCTCATAGCTGTACTGTGCAGTCCTACTACTGTCTTAGCTGACCCTGTTGGCGATGGTTGGGCGCTTGTGTTCAGCGATGATTTTAATGGTACGCAACTCGACAAAAAGAAATGGAGTACTTGTTATTGGTGGGGGAATAATGGCTGTACGAATGGTGGTAGTGGAGACGTGCAGTGGTATCAACCAGATGATGTATTTGTAAACAATGGCATTCTTCGTTTGAGAGCCCAGAAACGCAAAATGAATGGCTATGAATATACCTCTGGAATGATTTCCTCGCACGATAAGTTTGCTTTTCAGTATGGTTATGCCGAAATGCGAGCAAAAATGCCTAACGGTCGGGGTTTTTGGACAACCTTTTGGCTAGCTTCTCAACGTAGAGCGTGGCCTCCAGAAATTGATATCGCTGAGTATTTGGGTAGCCAACCCAACAACATGCATATGACCTACCACTATTCCACTCCGACTAGCAAGCACCAAAGCTCTCCTTGGGCATATACCGGGGCTGATTTTTCTGCCGACTACCATACATATGCAGTGGAATGGAATCCTAAAGAAATCATTTGGTATATCGATGGTATGGAACGGCGGCGCTACACGGCTACAGAACACATTTCTGCGGAAGCAATGTATGTGATGGCAACATTTGCCCTTGGTAAGGCTTGGATTAATACCCCACCAGATGAGACAACTCCGTTTCCCAGTTACTCCAACGTCGATTACATTAAGGTGTGGCGACACAAAGATAGTCCCTCAACACGCGCAGTCACACCGATAATTTCTGAAACTGAAGGATTGAAAGTAGCAGCTAAATCTAACCTGGCTCATGTAATATTTTTAGGGAACGCCAAAGCAGACGCTAAGTTAAGCAATCACATGGGAACGATGCTTGACTCGAATAAAGTAGGTGATTCTGTCACTTATACAGTCAACGTACCAGAAGCCAGAACTTTTAATGTCAGGGTTGGAGTCAAACGATATCACAATAGAGGCAAATTTCAACTGTCGATTGGTGGTACTAACTGCGGTAATCCTCAAGATCTCTATGCTTCATCTTCTGATTACGTGGAGCTAGATTTAGGCAACATTACCTTTGATGCCTCTGGTAACAAATCTTTTAAATTTACCGTAGTGGATAAAAATGCTCAAAGCAGCAGTTATAAGCTAGCATTTGACTATATCAAATTGACTCCAAAATGA
- a CDS encoding MarR family winged helix-turn-helix transcriptional regulator: MGTKHLGTQQEVFALDTLVKLVRAAESVSNRIHRHLLDVDLTVSQFGVLEALYHLGPLHQRDLAEKLLKSGGNMTLVIDNLEKRQLVRREREVGDRRCIKVHLTEKGKHLISEIFPTHVAAVVEEMSVLTPTEQTELGRMCKRLGLGARDIPASRSIPSP; the protein is encoded by the coding sequence ATGGGTACAAAACACCTCGGCACACAACAGGAGGTTTTCGCCTTAGATACGCTAGTCAAGTTAGTTCGAGCAGCAGAATCGGTATCGAATCGGATTCATCGCCATTTGCTCGATGTAGATTTGACCGTAAGTCAGTTTGGGGTGCTAGAAGCACTTTATCACCTGGGACCTCTCCATCAGCGAGATTTAGCCGAGAAACTGCTCAAAAGCGGTGGTAACATGACTTTAGTGATCGACAACTTAGAAAAGCGGCAGTTGGTAAGACGGGAAAGAGAAGTCGGCGATCGCCGTTGCATTAAAGTACATTTAACAGAAAAAGGCAAGCACCTAATTAGTGAAATCTTTCCGACGCACGTTGCTGCTGTCGTGGAAGAGATGAGCGTTCTCACCCCAACAGAGCAAACAGAGTTGGGACGCATGTGCAAACGGCTAGGATTAGGAGCGAGAGATATTCCTGCGAGTAGGAGTATCCCCAGCCCCTAG
- a CDS encoding inorganic diphosphatase, translated as MDLSRIPAQPKPGLINVLIEIAAGSKNKYEYDKDLQAFALDRVLYSSVQYPYDYGFVPNTLADDGDPLDGMVLMDEPTFPGCVIAARPIGMLEMIDGGDRDEKILCVPDKDPRYANVKSLNDIAPHRLDEIAEFFRSYKNLEKKVTEIRGWQDVDRVMPLVEQCVKAGSEKGRDSDSETV; from the coding sequence GTGGACTTATCCCGCATTCCGGCTCAACCAAAGCCAGGTTTAATTAACGTTTTGATTGAAATTGCTGCTGGCAGCAAAAATAAGTACGAATACGACAAGGATCTGCAAGCTTTTGCTTTAGACAGAGTGTTATATTCCTCAGTGCAGTATCCCTACGATTATGGTTTTGTGCCGAATACCTTGGCTGATGATGGCGATCCGTTGGATGGGATGGTATTGATGGACGAACCAACTTTTCCAGGCTGCGTCATCGCCGCCAGACCAATTGGGATGTTAGAAATGATTGATGGTGGCGATCGCGATGAAAAAATTCTCTGCGTCCCCGATAAAGACCCGCGTTACGCAAACGTCAAATCTCTCAACGATATTGCGCCTCACCGTTTAGACGAAATTGCCGAATTCTTCCGCAGCTATAAAAATTTAGAAAAGAAGGTCACGGAAATTCGCGGCTGGCAAGATGTCGATCGCGTTATGCCTTTAGTAGAACAGTGTGTCAAAGCTGGTAGCGAAAAAGGTCGCGATTCAGACTCAGAAACTGTTTAA
- the panD gene encoding aspartate 1-decarboxylase has translation MQRTFLLAKIHNCTLTGANLNYVGSISIDRALLNAAGILPYEQVQVVNVNNGERLITYAIAAPPNSGKVELNGAAARLGISGDRVIIMTYAQLTPAELETFCPTVVLVDSKNRLLEVRRYDDLLLAQV, from the coding sequence ATGCAACGCACATTTCTCCTCGCCAAAATCCACAATTGCACCCTAACGGGGGCAAATCTTAACTACGTAGGTAGTATTAGTATCGATCGCGCTTTGTTAAATGCTGCTGGGATATTACCCTACGAACAAGTGCAAGTCGTCAACGTAAATAATGGTGAAAGATTAATTACTTATGCGATCGCCGCACCACCAAACTCTGGAAAAGTTGAGTTAAACGGTGCTGCGGCAAGATTAGGGATAAGTGGCGATCGGGTGATTATTATGACCTACGCTCAATTAACTCCAGCAGAACTAGAAACTTTTTGTCCTACAGTTGTTTTAGTAGATAGTAAAAATCGATTGTTAGAAGTACGCCGCTACGACGATCTATTATTAGCTCAAGTTTAG
- a CDS encoding carbonic anhydrase, whose translation MKKLIKGLRDFKTNYFSTHTELFEQLAHGQKPRVLFISCSDSRVDPNLITQTEIGELFVIRNAGNIIPPYGAANGGEGAAVEYAIHALGIEQIVVCGHSHCGAMKGLLQLDKLQEEMPLVYDWLKHAEATRRLIKENYKSYQTEELLEIAIAENVLTQIENLRTYPVVHSRMYQGKLKIYGWIYHLETGEVLAYDPDSHSYVHPQSQLGEYDPLDGPVAGEFTVSNAPPPPIACDFPHRQHYEVVSNGDNGGLQGSSSISWLSSEQAERIYRGSNGRK comes from the coding sequence ATGAAGAAACTAATCAAAGGGCTGCGGGATTTCAAGACTAACTACTTTTCTACCCACACGGAACTGTTTGAACAGCTTGCCCACGGACAAAAACCGAGGGTTTTATTTATCAGTTGTTCTGATTCGCGCGTCGATCCTAACTTGATTACCCAAACAGAAATTGGAGAATTATTTGTCATCCGCAACGCTGGAAATATTATCCCACCCTATGGAGCAGCCAATGGTGGCGAAGGCGCAGCGGTAGAATATGCAATTCATGCTTTGGGAATTGAGCAAATTGTGGTCTGCGGACACTCCCACTGCGGTGCGATGAAAGGACTGTTGCAATTGGATAAACTTCAGGAAGAAATGCCCTTAGTTTACGATTGGCTAAAGCACGCTGAAGCTACTAGGCGACTGATTAAAGAAAACTATAAGTCTTATCAAACAGAAGAGTTATTAGAAATTGCGATCGCAGAAAATGTTTTAACCCAGATTGAAAACCTCAGAACTTATCCCGTCGTCCATTCGAGAATGTATCAAGGCAAGCTGAAAATCTACGGCTGGATCTATCACCTGGAAACTGGAGAAGTTTTGGCGTACGATCCTGACAGCCATTCCTACGTCCATCCTCAATCCCAACTTGGCGAATACGATCCTCTAGATGGACCAGTAGCAGGCGAGTTTACAGTTAGTAACGCTCCTCCTCCTCCCATCGCCTGCGATTTCCCTCATCGCCAGCACTACGAAGTTGTCAGTAATGGAGACAATGGAGGTTTGCAGGGGTCTTCATCTATATCGTGGCTGTCTTCAGAACAAGCAGAGCGAATTTATCGGGGATCTAATGGTAGGAAATGA